Proteins co-encoded in one Leptospiraceae bacterium genomic window:
- a CDS encoding SpoIIE family protein phosphatase, with amino-acid sequence MLLILIMTHGNLLSEEVVKLSNKKGIYNVTSFLDMLEDKDRSLTLSTIINSEKNLLFKPIHDNTVNLGYTHSAYWFRLKLYNKNRSKPTLLEIPWPHIDNLDVYMLSNKNNGDEEADDVFVSYNSGRLIPYNRRSYEHRNFIFKLPNIPNGDELIIYMRVVSDETIIFPVYLYDEMKFFKKDQSEEFVFGIYYGVVIIMFFYNLFIYLSLRDKNYFIYLFYVIALGFYQLSMNGIIFSYWPDYPEWNKLFLPLSSAILQFILIILFKNLLNIEQRYNWERKSLFILTLLSFISIILVLTIDYATIIVPMNILGFIYMITSILIVVRAVIHGNRTAIFFLITWITFLAGGIILTLRNFNILPQNFLTTYSLQIGSTIEMLLLSLALTDRINTMKKELAVLNTKLEEKVEERTKELSRVLGMLQAKELTIDSELDLASDLQKCIFPSTDLPYPHIKFAGYYDYLMKVGGDFYDIVPLQNNAVGILIADVSGHGIPAALLSTMYKISFMNASRKTTSPVKIFQEVNKSISSIMNTHDYLTALIIVIEQGGIMRFSSAAHRPAFLYRKKSKKIEVLSTKGLFIGMLSYASDTFEEKESRIEQGDRILLFTDGIIDAFNEKEERWSSDELQEVFGKSNKLPLEEALEFIKSEWVKFRGTKKINDDSTLLLVEYTNGKK; translated from the coding sequence TTGTTACTTATACTAATTATGACACATGGCAACCTTCTATCGGAGGAAGTCGTCAAATTATCTAACAAAAAAGGAATTTATAATGTAACTTCTTTCCTTGACATGTTAGAAGACAAAGATAGATCTTTGACATTAAGTACAATAATCAATTCTGAAAAAAACCTTCTTTTCAAACCAATACATGACAACACGGTTAACTTAGGTTATACTCATTCAGCATATTGGTTTCGACTAAAGTTATACAATAAGAATCGCTCGAAACCAACCTTACTTGAAATTCCTTGGCCACATATTGATAACCTTGACGTATATATGTTAAGCAATAAAAATAATGGAGATGAAGAAGCAGATGACGTATTTGTTTCCTATAACAGTGGCCGTTTGATTCCATACAATAGAAGGAGTTACGAACATAGAAATTTCATTTTTAAATTACCGAATATCCCAAATGGGGATGAGTTAATCATATACATGAGAGTTGTCTCAGACGAAACTATTATATTTCCAGTTTACTTATATGACGAAATGAAATTTTTCAAGAAAGACCAGAGCGAAGAATTCGTTTTTGGAATTTACTATGGTGTTGTAATTATCATGTTTTTTTACAACCTTTTCATTTACCTTTCCCTCAGAGATAAAAACTATTTTATATATCTTTTTTATGTGATCGCACTTGGATTTTATCAACTATCGATGAATGGAATAATTTTTTCCTACTGGCCGGATTACCCTGAATGGAACAAACTATTTCTACCACTGTCATCAGCAATTCTGCAATTTATATTAATTATTCTCTTCAAAAATCTTCTCAATATCGAACAGAGATATAATTGGGAAAGGAAAAGTTTATTTATACTTACTCTATTGAGTTTTATATCTATTATACTAGTTTTGACAATTGATTATGCAACAATAATTGTCCCGATGAATATTCTTGGCTTCATTTACATGATTACTTCTATATTGATAGTAGTAAGGGCAGTAATTCATGGAAATAGAACAGCTATTTTTTTCTTAATCACTTGGATTACTTTTTTAGCAGGAGGAATTATTCTTACACTTAGGAACTTTAATATTCTTCCTCAAAATTTTCTCACAACCTATAGTCTCCAGATTGGTAGTACAATTGAAATGTTACTTCTATCCCTCGCACTAACGGATAGAATCAATACTATGAAAAAAGAACTTGCTGTTTTAAATACTAAACTCGAAGAAAAAGTTGAAGAACGTACAAAAGAACTTAGCCGTGTTTTAGGAATGTTACAAGCAAAAGAATTGACTATTGATTCCGAATTAGACCTAGCCTCCGATTTACAAAAATGTATTTTTCCGTCTACAGATTTACCTTATCCACATATTAAGTTTGCGGGTTATTATGATTATCTCATGAAAGTCGGCGGAGATTTTTATGATATAGTTCCATTACAAAATAATGCAGTTGGAATATTAATTGCGGATGTATCGGGGCATGGTATACCAGCGGCTCTACTTTCTACTATGTACAAAATTAGTTTTATGAACGCATCTCGTAAAACTACTTCACCAGTAAAAATTTTCCAAGAAGTAAATAAGAGTATTTCGAGTATCATGAATACTCATGATTACCTAACTGCCCTCATCATTGTTATCGAGCAAGGAGGAATTATGCGGTTTAGCTCTGCCGCCCATCGTCCAGCATTTTTATACAGAAAAAAATCTAAAAAAATTGAAGTTCTTTCTACCAAAGGATTATTCATTGGAATGCTAAGTTATGCGAGTGATACATTCGAAGAAAAGGAAAGTCGCATCGAACAAGGAGATAGAATTTTACTTTTTACGGATGGAATCATCGATGCGTTCAATGAAAAAGAAGAACGATGGAGTTCGGATGAATTACAAGAAGTATTTGGAAAATCAAATAAACTTCCTTTAGAAGAAGCTCTTGAGTTCATCAAATCTGAATGGGTAAAATTTAGAGGAACCAAAAAAATTAACGATGACTCTACTCTATTATTAGTTGAATACACAAACGGAAAAAAGTAA
- a CDS encoding DUF1569 domain-containing protein, with protein sequence MKEINRKEFLVKSGSILAATYVITSTVSCDSKESLMDKKIRLVNLEDTISELKKMETAKNIVSNTEFSWFQILNHCAQSIEYSLTGYPENKSAIFRMTAGKIASNIFSSRGYMSHDLNAPIPNSPSIPRDGDEKEAMLRLYKAIDDFKNFSGDMKMHFAYGELTKLDYEKAHAMHIANHLSYVNAEF encoded by the coding sequence GTGAAAGAAATCAATAGAAAAGAATTTTTAGTTAAATCAGGATCTATTCTAGCGGCTACTTATGTTATTACTTCAACTGTATCGTGCGACAGTAAGGAAAGTCTAATGGATAAAAAAATACGACTAGTTAATTTAGAAGATACCATTTCCGAATTAAAGAAAATGGAAACTGCAAAAAACATTGTTTCAAATACAGAATTTTCTTGGTTTCAAATATTGAATCATTGTGCGCAAAGTATAGAGTATTCACTAACAGGATACCCAGAAAATAAATCAGCAATATTTAGAATGACTGCAGGAAAAATTGCTTCTAATATATTTTCTAGTCGTGGTTACATGAGCCATGACTTAAACGCACCTATTCCGAATTCCCCTTCAATTCCGAGAGATGGTGACGAAAAAGAAGCAATGTTGCGGCTCTACAAAGCAATAGATGACTTTAAGAATTTTTCTGGAGATATGAAAATGCATTTTGCGTATGGCGAATTAACTAAACTGGATTATGAAAAAGCCCATGCCATGCATATAGCAAACCATTTATCATACGTAAATGCTGAATTCTAA
- a CDS encoding motility associated factor glycosyltransferase family protein → MSNILENNLSYLTPDLSDKIRNSKMIGTLEKTKSGLENLLIDGIYFHSKHDPTVEAKRFLDGLKKSDEKKVYIFFGAGLGYVIRETLKVTNVQVIWMECYSEILKAALSIQDYSQVIESGKLKILLKPFTEDSLFSAFKGISVLPVTFIPHRPSISWKESEYMECKYICEKFFQKKDVNIATLSRFEKIWTRNLIQNFPDIYNLAPVSLLFGVAQNLPIVVSGAGPSLYESLDDIKNYRDQFILIAVDTALHILYGAGIDPDLIFSVDPQALNSSYLEGYNGSGYIVFDPTSSYHTLRLSEKFQKGFFTGSPFPLLQIYTKHLNLEAGDIPFGGSVSTNAVSLAELMGASNVYFVGQDLAFTGGYAHCKGAILEERLNFKESRYFRREKHNYNQLTALPKLTSIGYDGEKYHSNEKMQIFQKWFSDRAEGKNWINLSTRGSKIVGVPRKNFSEIFEIKNQDEISKIKITKQKIKDLTKNPSKSYLNMDSFLSDTDEMILAISKFITTLKKGKYLAEKIYSLIQKKGNNAKEINDSLNLMNLIDEEVSSKKNINEIIGMSVQRTILTITEGYETNLSLEEKKNPHLGVAKKSILLYTGLYEGARLIQRLLQKANRRISSERNQ, encoded by the coding sequence ATGTCCAATATACTTGAAAATAATCTCTCCTATTTAACTCCCGATTTATCTGATAAAATTCGAAATTCTAAAATGATCGGAACTTTAGAAAAAACAAAATCTGGATTAGAAAACTTACTTATAGATGGAATTTACTTTCATAGCAAACATGATCCAACAGTCGAAGCAAAACGTTTTTTAGACGGTTTAAAAAAATCCGACGAAAAAAAGGTATATATATTCTTTGGAGCGGGTCTTGGTTATGTGATCAGGGAAACACTTAAAGTTACAAATGTCCAAGTAATATGGATGGAATGTTATTCTGAAATTCTTAAAGCTGCATTGTCTATTCAAGATTATTCGCAAGTAATTGAGTCTGGCAAACTAAAAATTCTACTCAAACCATTTACAGAGGATAGTTTATTTTCTGCATTTAAAGGTATATCTGTATTACCCGTTACATTTATTCCACATAGGCCAAGCATTTCATGGAAAGAATCCGAATACATGGAATGTAAATATATTTGCGAGAAATTTTTTCAAAAGAAAGATGTAAATATTGCAACACTAAGTCGATTCGAAAAAATATGGACTCGCAATTTAATTCAGAATTTTCCAGATATCTATAATTTAGCTCCTGTATCACTTTTATTTGGAGTAGCCCAAAACTTACCTATTGTAGTTTCCGGTGCCGGTCCAAGTCTATACGAAAGTCTCGATGACATTAAAAATTATCGCGATCAATTCATTTTAATAGCAGTTGATACTGCATTACATATATTATATGGCGCGGGAATTGATCCTGATTTAATTTTTAGCGTCGACCCACAAGCATTGAATAGCTCTTACTTGGAGGGATACAATGGAAGTGGCTACATTGTATTTGACCCGACTTCGAGTTACCACACTCTTAGACTTTCTGAAAAATTTCAAAAAGGATTTTTTACTGGTTCTCCTTTTCCATTACTTCAAATTTATACCAAACATCTAAATTTAGAGGCTGGAGATATTCCATTTGGCGGTTCAGTATCAACTAATGCAGTAAGCCTAGCAGAATTAATGGGAGCATCCAATGTATATTTTGTAGGTCAAGACTTAGCGTTTACTGGCGGATATGCTCATTGTAAGGGAGCTATTTTAGAAGAAAGATTAAATTTTAAAGAGTCGCGATATTTTAGAAGGGAAAAACATAATTACAATCAACTGACCGCATTGCCTAAATTAACTTCCATTGGTTATGATGGTGAGAAATATCATTCAAATGAGAAAATGCAAATTTTTCAAAAATGGTTTTCAGATAGGGCAGAGGGGAAAAACTGGATTAATCTCTCTACGAGAGGATCTAAAATCGTTGGAGTTCCAAGAAAAAATTTTTCTGAAATTTTTGAAATAAAAAATCAAGATGAAATTTCCAAAATCAAAATAACAAAACAAAAAATTAAAGACCTTACAAAAAATCCATCCAAGTCATATTTAAACATGGATTCGTTTTTATCTGATACAGATGAAATGATTCTTGCGATTAGTAAATTCATTACAACTTTAAAAAAAGGAAAATATCTTGCCGAAAAAATATATTCGTTAATCCAGAAAAAAGGAAACAATGCAAAAGAAATCAATGATTCATTGAACCTAATGAATCTAATTGATGAAGAAGTTTCTTCTAAAAAAAATATAAACGAAATTATAGGCATGAGTGTTCAACGTACAATCCTTACTATTACAGAAGGTTATGAAACCAATTTAAGCCTTGAAGAAAAAAAGAATCCGCACTTAGGTGTTGCAAAAAAAAGTATTTTGCTTTACACAGGTCTATACGAAGGGGCAAGATTAATACAAAGGTTACTGCAAAAAGCTAATAGGAGAATATCTAGTGAAAGAAATCAATAG
- a CDS encoding putative sulfate/molybdate transporter: MKLFTDKIQINRNEISGAFGDIGTDLPLIIAMLSVSDLHSSNVLIVFGIMQIITSFLYGLPMPVQPLKAVAMIVITQKISSSIIFGGSLAIGLSMFLLTITGLITFLNKIIPKTVIRGVQFGLGLQLCLLSLKDYIPAERITGYILAFTAFTFGLFLIGNKKYPPAIFILILGFAYAIIFNSNLLSAVNLNIPQFIFPEITYENVLTGFIVLALPQIPLSLGNSIFATSQLIKDYFPEKQVSIKKIGFTYSAMNIIGSFAGGIPTCHGSGGIAGHYTFGGRTGGSTLIYGVFYILFGLFFSLNPNNIFQIFPKPILGVILLFEGITLIILMKDIIFDKRNFFIAILVGLIANGLAYGYLIGMVFGTVLCYFPPNWILNGYGKNSK, encoded by the coding sequence ATGAAATTATTCACAGACAAAATACAAATAAATAGAAACGAAATTTCAGGTGCATTCGGTGATATTGGAACTGACCTACCATTGATTATCGCAATGTTATCAGTTAGCGATTTACATTCCTCCAATGTATTGATTGTATTCGGAATTATGCAAATTATCACATCATTTTTATATGGACTTCCAATGCCAGTTCAGCCTTTAAAGGCAGTCGCAATGATAGTTATTACACAAAAAATTTCGAGCAGTATAATCTTTGGTGGTAGCTTAGCAATCGGACTTTCCATGTTTCTATTAACCATAACTGGATTAATAACATTTTTAAATAAAATAATTCCAAAAACAGTTATTCGTGGAGTACAGTTTGGATTGGGATTACAACTTTGTTTATTATCCTTAAAAGATTATATTCCTGCCGAGAGGATAACGGGATATATACTTGCATTTACTGCGTTTACATTTGGACTATTTTTAATTGGGAACAAAAAATATCCACCGGCTATTTTTATTCTTATTTTGGGATTTGCCTACGCTATTATTTTTAATTCTAATTTATTAAGTGCGGTTAATTTAAATATACCACAATTTATTTTCCCTGAAATAACTTATGAAAATGTTTTAACTGGATTTATAGTATTAGCATTACCTCAGATTCCTCTGTCCTTGGGAAACTCTATTTTCGCAACTAGTCAACTCATTAAGGACTATTTTCCTGAAAAACAAGTTTCAATTAAGAAAATTGGATTTACCTACTCTGCAATGAATATTATAGGATCCTTCGCAGGCGGAATTCCAACTTGTCACGGCTCGGGAGGAATTGCCGGACATTATACATTTGGGGGAAGAACGGGAGGTTCCACTTTAATCTACGGTGTTTTCTACATTTTGTTTGGCTTATTTTTCAGTTTGAATCCAAATAATATTTTTCAAATTTTTCCAAAACCAATATTAGGCGTAATTCTTTTATTCGAAGGCATAACTTTGATTATCCTCATGAAAGATATAATATTCGATAAAAGAAACTTTTTTATTGCTATTTTAGTTGGATTGATTGCAAACGGATTAGCCTACGGATATTTAATTGGGATGGTATTCGGAACAGTACTATGCTATTTCCCGCCAAACTGGATACTCAATGGTTACGGAAAAAATTCGAAATAA
- a CDS encoding polyprenyl synthetase family protein codes for MEVPLIIKQFNTKLDSIIKEDLPILEDIKEKVIESGGKRIRPLTHYFLTQLMDYKGKEWLDVGTIAELIHAASLLHDDVIDGADLRRGKPTIGKLYGNKTAILAGDYLLACGIDHLNSLNNPLLMSAYTSVIRDLSVGELIQMQWEKNPKITMKEYDQIIYGKTASLFGAVGLTAGLLSGVSESKNKSLHKFGVNMGMLFQIKDDYIDYFQSSENSGKTQMKDFINGLYTYPLIVLKEKANKKEITEITKILSLPERGVTEVMRINELLFYYSIQKEILFRLKKLSEELFAFLNEFPESSIQKLMIEKIQELVED; via the coding sequence ATAGAAGTCCCTTTAATCATAAAACAATTTAATACTAAACTAGATTCCATTATCAAAGAAGATCTTCCTATTCTAGAAGACATTAAAGAAAAAGTTATTGAATCTGGCGGAAAAAGAATTCGCCCGCTAACGCATTATTTCCTTACGCAACTTATGGATTACAAAGGTAAAGAATGGTTAGACGTTGGGACAATTGCAGAATTAATTCATGCTGCAAGTTTGTTGCACGATGATGTCATTGATGGTGCCGACTTACGAAGAGGCAAACCAACCATTGGAAAACTTTACGGAAATAAAACAGCCATATTAGCAGGTGATTACCTATTAGCTTGTGGGATAGATCATTTAAATAGTTTAAATAACCCATTATTAATGAGTGCATATACAAGCGTTATCCGCGACCTATCAGTTGGAGAACTCATTCAAATGCAATGGGAAAAAAATCCGAAAATCACAATGAAGGAATACGATCAAATAATCTATGGGAAAACAGCTTCTTTATTTGGTGCTGTTGGGCTAACTGCGGGATTACTTTCCGGAGTTAGTGAAAGTAAAAATAAATCACTCCATAAATTTGGGGTCAATATGGGAATGTTATTTCAAATTAAAGACGATTATATAGATTATTTCCAAAGTTCCGAAAATTCAGGTAAAACACAAATGAAGGACTTTATCAACGGGTTATATACCTATCCTCTCATAGTCCTCAAAGAAAAGGCAAATAAAAAAGAAATTACTGAAATTACAAAAATTCTATCTCTTCCGGAACGAGGGGTAACAGAAGTTATGCGTATAAATGAATTACTATTTTATTATTCTATTCAAAAAGAAATTTTATTTCGACTAAAAAAACTTTCGGAAGAATTGTTTGCATTTTTGAACGAATTCCCTGAAAGTTCTATTCAGAAACTAATGATTGAAAAAATTCAAGAGTTAGTAGAAGATTAA